A single region of the Elgaria multicarinata webbii isolate HBS135686 ecotype San Diego chromosome 14, rElgMul1.1.pri, whole genome shotgun sequence genome encodes:
- the SLC22A31 gene encoding putative solute carrier family 22 member 31: MDFDGRLLRAAGGWGRRARLLAAASWLPNVPLALGLAAGLLLAATPPHRCRPDPALLPPALRNASGPQLLDVSAPPGSACLLYRYPPPGGALGPPPNRTGPCTRGWQYALPEAGLRTTVVTQWDLVCSKQWLVPLEQTTYLLGWFLGYLGFGSACDRFGRRTTFIISLTLSVPLGVAVGLAVNYVMLVLTRMLFGMMLAGTFISLYVARLELCDPPHRLVVTMSAGFFWVAGEVLLPGLAAACKEWRLLQGAITLGLALLAACWWCPPLFPESARWLLATQQLERGRRALRDLAEGNGVRLEEDFYTQEHLFAQQGDLLDGPLRPRFHGIFQVLNTRVVWKNSLILGFTALIGSGIRHCFTRNLTPFAPQFYFPYFLLAVSEALAVLFLCLTVDRFGRRAVLLLSTILTGVSSLLLLALTPYLMAWLVLAFSVLGILASQAVTALSVLFASEVLPTVVRGSGLGLILAARSVGQAAAPLMDLHHSRGFFLHHVVFASFAILSVLSIMLLPETSNKPLPESLQDGENQRRPPLFRRSARSCRRDHLPLLSTRPGASPYDPDSYARLVTATKKMLASRHGSDAQQARPLLLEPPRDGCTPEET; the protein is encoded by the exons ATGGACTTCGACGGGCGGCTGCTGCGGGCGGCGGGCGGCTGGGGCCGGCGCGCGCGGCTGCTGGCCGCCGCCTCGTGGCTGCCCAACGTGCCGCTGGCGCTGGGGCTGGCCGCGGGGCTGCTGCTGGCCGCCACGCCGCCGCACCGCTGCCGCCCGGACCCGGCGCTGCTGCCGCCCGCGCTGCGCAACGCCTCCGGCCCGCAGCTGCTCGACGTGTCGGCGCCGCCCGGCAGCGCCTGCCTGCTGTACCGCTACCCGCCGCCCGGGGGCGCCCTCGGGCCGCCGCCCAACCGCACCGGGCCCTGCACCCGCGGCTGGCAGTACGCGCTGCCCGAGGCCGGCCTCCGCACCACCGTCGTCACCCAG TGGGACCTGGTGTGCTCCAAGCAGTGGCTGGTGCCGCTGGAACAAACCACCTACCTGCTGGGATGGTTCCTCGGTTACCTGGGCTTTGGTTCGGCCTGCGACAG GTTTGGCCGCCGGACCACTTTCATCATCTCTTTGACGCTCTCTGTCCCGCTGGGTGTTGCGGTGGGGCTGGCCGTGAATTATGTGATGCTTGTTCTCACACGGATGCTCTTTGGGATGATGCTGGCTGGAACTTTCATCTCCCTCTACGTCGCAA ggctggAATTGTGTGATCCTCCCCACCGGCTGGTGGTCACCATGAGCGCTGGGTTCTTCTGGGTGGCCGGAGAGGTGCTCTTGCCGGGGCTGGCCGCGGCATGCAAGGAGTGGCGGCTCCTCCAGGGGGCGATCACGCTGGGGCTGGCTCTGCTGGCTGCCTGCTGGTG GTGCCCGCCCCTGTTCCCTGAATCGGCCCGCTGGCTCTTGGCCACTCAGCAGCTGGAGAGAGGTCGAAGGGCTTTGCGGGACTTAGCCGAAGGCAATGGAGTCCGCTTGGAGGAAGACTTCTATACCCAGGAGCACCTGTTCGCAC AGCAGGGAGACCTGTTGGACGGGCCGCTCCGGCCACGATTCCACGGCATCTTCCAGGTGTTGAACACCCGCGTCGTGTGGAAGAACAGCCTTATCCTCGGTTTCACGGC GTTGATTGGGAGTGGGATCCGCCACTGCTTCACCCGCAACCTGACTCCCTTCGCGCCCCAGTTCTACTTCCCCTACTTCCTGCTGGCGGTGAGCGAAGCGCTGGCTGTCCTCTTCCTGTGCCTGACCGTGGACCGCTTTGGACGCCGGGCGGTCCTCCTGCTCAGCACCATCCTGACGGGCGTTTCCTCGCTGCTCCTGCTGGCCCTGACCCCGT ACCTGATGGCCTGGCTGGTCCTAGCATTCTCCGTCCTGGGCATTCTGGCGTCACAAGCGGTCACTGCCCTCAGTGTCTTGTTTGCCAGCGAGGTGCTGCCCACCGTGGTCAG GGGTTCTGGGCTGGGCCTGATCCTGGCCGCCCGGTCGGTGGGCCAGGCCGCCGCCCCCCTCATGGACCTCCACCACAGCCGCGGCTTCTTCCTCCACCATGTGGTCTTCGCCTCCTTCGCCATCCTGTCGGTGCTCAGCATCATGCTGCTCCCCGAGACCAGCAACAAGCCCCTGCCCGAGTCACTGCAGGATGGGGAGAACCAGCGCCGGCCTCCGCTCTTCCGCCGCTCCGCGCGCTCGTGCCGCAGGGACCACCTGCCGCTGCTCTCTACTCGCCCCGGGGCCAGCCCCTATGACCCCGACAGCTACGCCCGCCTCGTCACGGCCACCAAGAAGATGCTGGCCAGCCGGCACGGATCGGACGCTCAGCAAGCCCGGCCGCTGCTGCTGGAGCCCCCGCGGGATGGCTGCACTCCGGAGGAGACGTAG